A segment of the uncultured Methanobrevibacter sp. genome:
TGCCTGCATATGTGACTATTTCAACATTAAGTGATACTAGTTCAACTACCAGTAAACTTAATTCCAAAAACACAATAAGTAATTTGGCTGCTTATTTGGCTGCTACAACCAATTGTCAAGTGAACAATTCACAAATCAAACAGCTGGTAAATAAGCTGACTAAAGGACTTACTTCAGAAAAAGCAAAAGCTACAGCAATTTATAATTATGTACGTGATACAATATCTTATAGTTTCTACTATGACACCAAGTATGGTGCTGTAGGTACATTAAATGCTAAGAAAGGAAACTGTGTAGATCATTCACACTTGCTTGTTGCAATGTTTAGAACAGCAGGTCTAGCTGCCAGATATGCTCATGGTACATGTACTTTTACAAGCGGTACTTATGGCCATGTATGGACTCAAGTATTGATTGGCAATACTTGGACTGTCTGTGATGCTACAAGCGCAAGGAACTCGTTTGGAAACGTAGTAAATTGGAATGCTAATTCATACAGCCTTAAAGGTTATTATGCAAGTATTGCATTTTAATTTACTATTTTTATTTTTTTTATAATTTTTCTTCTTTTTTTATAGCTAATGTTTTATAATAGTTTCAATATAATTTAACTCAGAAACTAATTTAGGACAATATTATGAATTCTAAGAAATATAATAAGGTGGCTGTTGGCGGAACTTTTGATAAATTTCATGACGGTCATAAAAAATTATTATCTACTGCTTTCGAAATTGCTGATACGATTGAGATTGGAGTAACTTCTGACGCTTTTGGTGGATTAAAAGGAGATATAGATTCTTGTGAGGAGAGAATGAGAAATCTGAAGTCTTTTTTTAAAGATAAATCTAATTTTATAATTGTTCCATTGGATGATGCGTATGGAACTACAATTCATGACGAAGATTTTGACGCCATCGTTGTAAGTGAAGAAACTGAGCCTACTGCAGTCAAGATAAACGAAATCAGAGTTTCTAAAGATATGGATCCTATAGATATTGTTGTAGTTAGTTTTGTTTTGGCTTATGATGGTACTCCTATTTCTTCCACTCGAATTAGAAGTGGTGAAATTAATCAGAAAGGAGATATTATCAACTAGAATCAGAAAAATATCGATATGTTTATAAGTTCAGTTCGATATAATAATTAATAATGTATAATAAATAAATGTCATGTTATATTTTTTTATACATTATGAGGTGGTTATATGGCAGTAAAAATAGATTCTAATTTATGCGGACACATTGATAACTGTCCAGTACAGGGTTTATGTATTAAACTTTGTGAGCAGGGCGCTATCATTGAAGAAAATGGAGACGTCGCTATTGTCCCTGAAAATTGTGATGACTGTGACTTATGTATCCAAAATTGTCCAAATCAAGCCATCTCTAAAGCATGAGGTGGTTACATGTTTAGTATTGAGAGAACTGGTGAAGAACATCGTAAATTGTCCTATAAAGATGTAAATTGTGTTGGTTGCGGGATTTGTGTTGATGTTTGTCCTACAACTTCTTTAAGATTAGGTCCTATTGTACCTATTGCAAGAGGATTAATTGAAATGGATTTGATTTCAGTTAATTCAGATTCCTGTGTATTCTGTGGATTATGTTCTGTTGCTTGTCCGTTTGATGCATTGTCTCTAGAAATTGATGATTCTAAAATTAGGGAGATGGATAATTATCCATTTTGGGAAACTGAATCAAAAGTTGATGATGAAGATTGTATCTATTGCGGCCGTTGTTATTCAGTATGTCCGAGGGATTCCATTATTTTTGAAAGGAATCTTCCAGATGCAGTATCTTTAATTAGGGGAGAAATTGAAATAGATAAACAAAAATGTATTTATTGCGGTTTCTGTGCAGACTTATGTCCTGCTGAAGCAATACTTATTGAAAATAAACCTACATCAAGTGTGGATTTATTGAATAATTCTATTGAAGTTGATTTTTCCAAATGTGTACAATGCGGAGTATGTAAAAGAATCTGTCCTCAATCAG
Coding sequences within it:
- a CDS encoding phosphopantetheine adenylyltransferase — its product is MNSKKYNKVAVGGTFDKFHDGHKKLLSTAFEIADTIEIGVTSDAFGGLKGDIDSCEERMRNLKSFFKDKSNFIIVPLDDAYGTTIHDEDFDAIVVSEETEPTAVKINEIRVSKDMDPIDIVVVSFVLAYDGTPISSTRIRSGEINQKGDIIN
- the fwdF gene encoding tungsten-dependent formylmethanofuran dehydrogenase subunit FwdF, translated to MFSIERTGEEHRKLSYKDVNCVGCGICVDVCPTTSLRLGPIVPIARGLIEMDLISVNSDSCVFCGLCSVACPFDALSLEIDDSKIREMDNYPFWETESKVDDEDCIYCGRCYSVCPRDSIIFERNLPDAVSLIRGEIEIDKQKCIYCGFCADLCPAEAILIENKPTSSVDLLNNSIEVDFSKCVQCGVCKRICPQSAIKQICSTCMLRDEIEVPEITGNTFISEESCVYCSWCSEICPVDAIAITKPFKGKLELVEIQEEEKICKGDSCHACQDVCPCNAVEIVDGKSITNLDFCNLCGACVTACPQNLRVLTRDTMNLTNINSDSWNEILNTILSGK
- a CDS encoding 4Fe-4S binding protein, whose translation is MAVKIDSNLCGHIDNCPVQGLCIKLCEQGAIIEENGDVAIVPENCDDCDLCIQNCPNQAISKA